In one window of Comamonas testosteroni DNA:
- a CDS encoding TonB-dependent siderophore receptor, which translates to MAAGSHCGGLRAVALASAMACLAWSALAVLPTAHAQTASSQMVMSTSRSLSVPAQPLGQALNALARTWGVSVSVDAALVEGRTAPALQGVQTLNEALAKALAGSGLEAVPAGAAITVRRHSSQTGMLGEVTVTAQAQREATEGSGSYAASHVSLGKGQDIRETPQSISVVTRQRIEDQAMSNVGEVMQQTTGVTVDYGGAGGLGGAATKFLSRGFEISNVQIDGASVDAFSQQLFDPNLAMYDSVQVVRGANGLFSGNGEPGGAINLVRKRPTAQKQILGSVGVGSWSRKQAELDVAGPLNEAGSLHGRAVLAHSDKNFFYSGADSQNSLLYGILEADVTSSTRVSLGASYDKLKATPWREGLPRAANGDDLKLSRKTALMAGWSHYDKSAKEVFAQLDQQLAGDWKLKAQVNYQKVDSDARLASLSGAVDPATGLGANWTGFSNDFRSEKKSLDVHASGPFSLFGRKHRLLLGADWSKVRDDQDTYYSEMDTPLSLTNVYEFDPGAIPPAVRERMTRSYPGYGATQKGFYGRANLSLTDQLTAIVGGRYASYSYDTPYINYNADGSVRASGREYYSESGIFTPYAGLVYDLGNQWTAYGSVTEIHKSQANMLAGPAPGAALDPIKGRSFELGMKGELADGKLNTALALYRIERKGQAVRDPRYPETDVGNLGLSCCYVAQGKIISQGVDMEVTGQLAQGWQLFAGYTYNHNRNKTDPSQLVYSSITPKHLFKLWSTYQLQGQLSPWTLGGGVTRQSATYVSGTANSYNPASGQYDGNAVPFRFTQAGYAVWGASVQYRINRNWSAALNVHNLFDKTYYKTVGTSGSGNWYGEPRSVLLTLRGAF; encoded by the coding sequence ATGGCTGCAGGTTCGCATTGCGGCGGTTTGCGCGCAGTGGCTCTGGCCAGTGCCATGGCCTGTCTGGCATGGTCAGCTCTGGCGGTGTTACCGACGGCTCATGCCCAGACCGCCAGCAGCCAGATGGTCATGTCCACTTCGCGCAGCCTGAGCGTGCCTGCGCAGCCCCTGGGACAGGCATTGAATGCACTGGCCCGCACCTGGGGGGTGTCGGTTTCGGTCGACGCAGCCTTGGTGGAAGGCCGCACGGCGCCGGCGCTGCAAGGCGTTCAGACCTTGAACGAGGCGCTGGCCAAGGCGCTGGCGGGTAGCGGGCTGGAGGCTGTCCCTGCCGGGGCGGCCATCACCGTGCGCCGCCACAGCAGCCAGACCGGCATGCTGGGAGAAGTGACGGTGACGGCCCAGGCTCAGCGCGAAGCCACAGAGGGCAGCGGCTCGTATGCCGCCTCGCATGTGTCCCTGGGCAAAGGGCAGGACATCCGCGAGACACCGCAGTCGATCTCGGTGGTGACGCGCCAGCGCATTGAAGATCAGGCTATGAGCAATGTGGGGGAGGTGATGCAGCAGACCACCGGCGTGACGGTGGACTATGGCGGTGCTGGAGGGCTGGGCGGTGCGGCCACCAAGTTTCTATCGCGCGGCTTCGAGATCAGCAATGTGCAGATCGATGGAGCCAGCGTGGACGCTTTCAGCCAGCAACTGTTCGACCCCAATCTGGCCATGTATGACAGCGTGCAGGTTGTGCGCGGCGCCAACGGCCTGTTCAGCGGCAACGGGGAGCCTGGCGGTGCCATCAATTTGGTGCGCAAGCGTCCCACGGCGCAAAAGCAGATTCTGGGCTCGGTGGGCGTCGGCAGCTGGAGTCGCAAGCAGGCCGAGCTGGATGTTGCGGGTCCATTGAATGAAGCAGGGAGCCTGCATGGTCGTGCCGTGCTCGCGCATTCGGACAAGAACTTCTTCTATAGCGGAGCGGATTCGCAAAACAGCTTGCTCTACGGCATTCTGGAGGCCGATGTGACAAGCTCCACGCGTGTGAGCCTGGGAGCCAGTTACGACAAGCTCAAGGCCACCCCCTGGCGTGAAGGCCTGCCGCGTGCCGCCAATGGCGACGATCTGAAGCTGTCCCGAAAAACCGCGCTGATGGCGGGCTGGAGCCACTACGACAAGAGCGCCAAGGAGGTTTTCGCGCAGCTCGACCAGCAACTGGCGGGGGACTGGAAGCTCAAGGCTCAAGTCAATTATCAGAAGGTGGACAGCGATGCACGGCTTGCAAGCCTTAGCGGAGCCGTTGATCCTGCAACAGGTCTGGGTGCCAACTGGACCGGCTTTTCCAACGACTTTCGTTCGGAGAAAAAAAGCCTGGATGTGCATGCCAGCGGCCCGTTTTCGTTGTTCGGGCGCAAGCACCGCTTGCTGCTCGGCGCGGACTGGAGCAAGGTCCGTGACGATCAGGACACCTATTACTCCGAGATGGATACGCCGCTGTCTCTGACCAATGTCTATGAGTTCGATCCCGGCGCAATACCCCCTGCGGTACGCGAACGCATGACGCGCAGCTATCCCGGCTATGGTGCCACGCAAAAAGGCTTTTATGGTCGTGCCAACCTGAGCCTGACGGATCAGCTCACCGCCATTGTCGGGGGACGTTATGCCAGCTACTCCTACGACACGCCATACATCAACTACAACGCCGATGGCAGTGTTCGGGCCAGCGGTCGCGAGTACTACAGCGAAAGCGGCATCTTCACCCCCTATGCGGGCCTAGTGTATGACCTGGGAAACCAGTGGACGGCCTATGGCAGCGTGACCGAGATCCACAAGTCGCAGGCCAATATGCTGGCCGGGCCGGCACCGGGGGCTGCGCTGGACCCGATCAAGGGCCGCAGCTTCGAGCTGGGCATGAAGGGGGAGCTCGCCGATGGCAAGCTCAACACTGCGCTGGCCTTGTACCGTATCGAGCGCAAGGGGCAGGCGGTGCGTGATCCGCGTTATCCGGAAACGGATGTAGGGAATCTGGGTCTGAGCTGTTGCTATGTCGCGCAGGGCAAGATCATCAGCCAGGGTGTGGACATGGAAGTGACCGGTCAGCTGGCGCAAGGCTGGCAGCTGTTTGCCGGCTATACCTATAACCACAATCGCAACAAGACCGACCCGTCGCAGCTGGTCTATAGCTCCATCACACCCAAGCACCTGTTCAAGCTGTGGAGCACGTATCAGTTGCAGGGCCAGCTCTCGCCATGGACGTTGGGCGGTGGCGTGACGCGGCAAAGCGCCACCTATGTCAGCGGCACGGCCAACAGCTATAACCCGGCATCGGGTCAATACGATGGCAATGCCGTTCCTTTCCGCTTCACTCAGGCCGGCTACGCCGTCTGGGGCGCCAGCGTGCAATACCGCATCAATCGCAACTGGTCGGCAGCACTCAATGTGCACAATCTGTTTGACAAGACTTACTACAAGACGGTTGGGACCTCGGGCAGCGGCAACTGGTATGGCGAGCCGCGCAGCGTCCTGCTGACCTTGCGTGGCGCATTCTGA